A window of the Streptomyces finlayi genome harbors these coding sequences:
- a CDS encoding ankyrin repeat domain-containing protein: MNQRRQKKLSRHLFAAILRGDAARAKALLRAGADPQRGDSEGTTPLYEASVNGKAEIARLLLASGAAPDTESSGIGAEGTPLCAAACWGHLETVRELLAHGADPNLREDHGSGRSPLDWANNGPHPETAALLITAGALSHGATA; this comes from the coding sequence ATGAATCAGCGGCGGCAGAAAAAGCTCTCCCGGCATCTCTTCGCAGCCATCCTGCGGGGTGACGCCGCCCGCGCGAAGGCACTTCTGCGTGCGGGGGCAGACCCGCAGCGAGGCGACAGCGAGGGCACCACCCCTCTCTACGAGGCATCCGTGAACGGGAAGGCCGAGATCGCCCGCCTGCTCCTGGCGTCCGGGGCCGCCCCGGACACCGAGAGCAGCGGAATCGGCGCGGAGGGCACGCCGTTGTGCGCCGCCGCATGCTGGGGACACCTGGAGACGGTGCGCGAACTGCTGGCGCACGGCGCTGATCCGAACCTCCGTGAAGACCACGGCTCGGGCCGCTCTCCTCTGGACTGGGCGAACAACGGTCCCCATCCAGAGACCGCTGCCCTCCTCATCACAGCGGGAGCGCTCTCCCACGGGGCAACCGCATAG
- a CDS encoding class F sortase: MPLTPESSWRALASAMAAGLLLTLVTGCGTADVPEASARTASPAARSPEAEAEAHKAPAPTRLTVPSLGIDSTLLRLGLNEDGTVEVPSAEQGMTAGWYAGGAVPGEPGAAVLIGHNDTRFGKAVFHDLHSIAEGAEIVVSDGAGGTSRFAVTGTETVSKNAFPTEKVYGATGERVLRLVTCDGAFDADGHPVDNLIVYAALR, translated from the coding sequence ATGCCCCTCACACCTGAATCGTCCTGGCGGGCCCTCGCGTCCGCCATGGCAGCCGGCCTGCTGCTCACCCTCGTCACGGGGTGCGGCACGGCGGACGTCCCCGAGGCATCCGCCCGGACGGCCTCACCCGCCGCCCGTTCCCCGGAGGCGGAAGCCGAAGCGCACAAGGCGCCCGCGCCGACCCGGCTGACAGTCCCTTCGCTCGGCATCGACAGCACGCTGCTGCGCCTGGGGCTCAACGAGGACGGCACGGTCGAGGTCCCGTCGGCCGAACAGGGCATGACGGCGGGCTGGTACGCGGGCGGGGCCGTTCCCGGTGAGCCGGGGGCCGCCGTGCTCATCGGTCACAACGACACCCGCTTCGGCAAGGCCGTCTTCCACGACCTCCACTCGATCGCCGAAGGCGCGGAGATCGTGGTGTCCGACGGGGCGGGCGGCACGTCCCGTTTCGCGGTCACCGGCACGGAGACCGTGTCCAAGAACGCCTTCCCCACGGAGAAGGTGTACGGGGCGACCGGCGAGCGCGTGCTCCGTCTGGTCACGTGCGACGGAGCGTTCGACGCCGACGGCCACCCCGTCGACAACCTCATCGTGTACGCGGCCCTTCGCTGA
- a CDS encoding amino acid ABC transporter ATP-binding protein, whose translation MVHARSVRKHFGRLEVLKGIDLTVERGQVCCLLGPSGSGKSTFLRCVNHLEKIDGGTLAVDGELVGYQRRGTRLHELREKEIAAHRRDIGMVFQRFNLFPHLTAEQNIMEAPLRVTGASAAHARADARRLLGQVGLADRAGHYPAQLSGGQQQRVAIARALAMKPKLMLFDEPTSALDPELVGDVLDVMRQLAADGMTMVVVTHEIGFAREVGDTAVFMDDGVVVEAGDPRQVLADPEQERTRAFLSKVL comes from the coding sequence ATGGTGCACGCCCGCAGCGTGCGCAAGCACTTCGGCAGGCTCGAAGTCCTCAAGGGCATCGACCTGACTGTCGAACGCGGGCAGGTGTGCTGTCTGCTGGGCCCATCGGGGTCGGGCAAGTCCACCTTTCTGCGCTGCGTCAACCACCTCGAGAAGATCGACGGAGGCACACTCGCGGTGGACGGCGAACTCGTCGGATACCAGCGGCGCGGAACCCGCCTGCACGAGCTGCGGGAGAAGGAGATCGCCGCGCACCGCCGTGACATCGGCATGGTCTTCCAGCGGTTCAACCTCTTCCCTCACCTGACGGCTGAGCAGAACATCATGGAGGCGCCCCTGCGCGTCACCGGAGCGAGCGCCGCTCACGCACGCGCCGACGCCCGGAGGCTCCTCGGCCAGGTGGGGCTCGCGGACCGGGCGGGTCACTATCCCGCTCAGCTCTCCGGCGGCCAGCAGCAGCGCGTCGCCATCGCCCGGGCCCTCGCCATGAAACCGAAGCTGATGCTCTTCGACGAGCCGACCTCCGCGCTGGACCCCGAACTGGTCGGTGACGTCCTGGACGTCATGCGGCAGCTTGCCGCCGACGGCATGACCATGGTGGTCGTCACCCACGAGATCGGGTTCGCCCGCGAGGTCGGGGACACAGCCGTCTTCATGGACGACGGCGTGGTCGTCGAGGCCGGCGACCCCCGGCAGGTGCTGGCCGATCCGGAGCAGGAACGCACGCGCGCCTTCCTGTCCAAGGTCCTGTGA
- a CDS encoding haloalkane dehalogenase gives MSPNPAGTPDTRTDRHPRKIVDADGVRMSYVDTGSGDRTVVFLHGNPTSSYMWRNVIANLAPTRRYLAPDLAGMGASGPTPDGTYRFGNHARHLDAWFDAVLPDRKVTLVMHEWGAALGLDWARRHADRVDGLAHMEGVVQGRRWADFPPGGDALFRAVRGDKGEEIVLDTNLFVEKMLPMGTLRALDEREMAAYRAPFPTRRSRVPTLTWARELPLDGEPQDVAAIVEANGTWASGSQVPKLLIAGEPGAVLTGAALAYVRSWPNQREVGVTGTHFLPEDSPQRIAEALQEFLDQL, from the coding sequence ATGTCGCCGAACCCGGCCGGAACACCCGACACCAGGACCGACCGGCACCCCAGGAAGATCGTCGACGCGGACGGCGTGCGCATGAGCTACGTCGACACGGGCTCGGGCGACCGCACCGTCGTGTTCCTGCACGGCAACCCGACCTCGTCGTACATGTGGCGCAACGTCATCGCGAACCTCGCACCCACCCGTCGGTACCTGGCCCCCGACCTGGCCGGCATGGGCGCGTCCGGCCCCACCCCGGACGGCACCTACCGGTTCGGAAACCACGCCAGGCACCTTGACGCCTGGTTCGACGCGGTCCTGCCCGACCGGAAGGTCACGCTGGTCATGCACGAGTGGGGCGCCGCCCTCGGCCTCGACTGGGCCCGGCGCCACGCGGACCGCGTGGACGGCTTGGCCCACATGGAAGGGGTGGTGCAGGGCCGCCGCTGGGCCGACTTCCCGCCGGGCGGGGACGCCCTGTTCCGCGCAGTGCGCGGCGACAAGGGCGAGGAGATCGTCCTCGACACCAACCTCTTCGTCGAGAAGATGCTCCCGATGGGCACCCTGCGCGCACTCGACGAGCGGGAGATGGCGGCCTACCGCGCGCCGTTCCCCACGCGTCGGTCGCGGGTGCCCACGCTCACCTGGGCACGGGAGTTGCCGCTCGACGGGGAGCCGCAGGACGTCGCGGCGATCGTCGAGGCCAACGGGACCTGGGCTTCGGGAAGCCAGGTGCCCAAGCTCCTCATCGCGGGGGAGCCCGGCGCGGTGCTGACCGGGGCTGCCCTCGCGTACGTGAGGAGCTGGCCCAACCAGCGGGAAGTCGGCGTCACGGGAACCCACTTCCTCCCGGAGGACTCCCCCCAGCGCATCGCCGAGGCCCTCCAGGAATTCCTCGATCAGCTGTAG
- a CDS encoding MurR/RpiR family transcriptional regulator produces MASGALAEDIRHKLGELSPAERKVARVLLAGYPAAGFETVAVLAERAAVSAPTVIRFANRLGYRGFPDFQAALRAELDERNASPLSLYSSAGFGPPPEGTDTESALLRHGSEVFTSAVTATLAELPPHDFEHAVRLLADGKRRITLVGGRFTHLLAQYLGLHLMQLRDDVRFLPDRDVERTAVLAALTRRDVMVVFDYRRYEDDKTTMSSLVQGQGGKVVLFTDTWLSPAAAHAEVVLPSQVSAPSPYDSLVPTLAVLETVVAGVMGTLGEEARRRMQHGEDIARRAGLY; encoded by the coding sequence ATGGCCTCTGGCGCGCTCGCAGAAGACATCCGGCACAAGCTGGGCGAGCTCAGTCCCGCCGAGCGCAAGGTGGCCCGTGTCCTGCTGGCCGGTTACCCGGCCGCCGGCTTCGAGACCGTCGCCGTGCTGGCCGAACGGGCCGCGGTCAGCGCTCCCACGGTCATCCGCTTCGCCAACCGGCTGGGGTACCGGGGGTTCCCCGACTTCCAGGCCGCGCTGCGGGCCGAACTCGACGAACGCAACGCCTCTCCTCTGTCCCTCTACTCCTCGGCCGGTTTCGGTCCCCCTCCGGAAGGGACGGACACCGAGTCGGCCCTGCTGCGGCATGGGAGCGAGGTCTTCACCTCCGCTGTCACCGCGACCCTCGCCGAGCTGCCTCCCCACGACTTCGAGCACGCCGTGCGGCTCCTCGCCGACGGCAAACGCCGCATCACGCTCGTCGGCGGCCGGTTCACACACCTCCTTGCCCAGTACCTCGGTCTCCACCTCATGCAGTTGCGCGACGACGTCCGCTTCCTCCCCGACCGGGACGTCGAACGCACAGCCGTGCTCGCCGCCCTCACCCGCCGGGACGTGATGGTCGTCTTCGACTACCGGCGCTACGAGGACGACAAGACCACGATGTCCTCCCTGGTTCAGGGCCAGGGAGGCAAGGTCGTCCTCTTCACCGACACCTGGCTCTCGCCCGCGGCGGCGCATGCCGAGGTGGTACTGCCCAGCCAGGTGTCGGCCCCCTCCCCGTACGACAGCCTCGTCCCGACGCTCGCGGTGCTGGAAACCGTCGTCGCGGGTGTGATGGGCACCCTGGGCGAGGAGGCACGCCGCCGCATGCAGCACGGCGAGGACATCGCGCGCCGCGCGGGACTGTACTGA
- a CDS encoding M20/M25/M40 family metallo-hydrolase: MTAPSRQRPRATELLPYAEARLGRFLSDLAALVTIDSGSHSPAGVDRVADWTADRLAALGFSVERVTPEPVGGVPTGDVVIGRRRGRLAAVDGGRRILLAAHMDTVFPDGTAAERPFTVVGPLAHGPGVSDDKGGLLAGLTALEILDEAGVEDYDEVVFLATPDEEIGSPASRPVTERTVRGAHYALALECARENGDLVTARKGVADFHLTVTGRAAHSGIEPERGANAALAAAHLLIALQALNGRWADVTINVGVLRAGTRTNIVCPEAELHVEVRSATTDGIQRALAAIEGAAAQPAVSGTAVTVKQLDLCPPMEKTAAGHRMMARARSVGAELGISLGAAATGGVGDANIIAGVGVPVLDGLGPVGGADHSPQEWLDTTTVPVRVALLAALIASLGDARTG, translated from the coding sequence GTGACCGCGCCCTCACGGCAGCGGCCACGCGCAACCGAGCTGCTCCCGTACGCGGAGGCCCGCCTGGGCAGGTTCCTGTCCGATCTCGCGGCGCTGGTCACCATCGACTCCGGTTCGCACAGTCCCGCCGGGGTGGACCGGGTCGCCGACTGGACGGCCGACCGGCTCGCCGCACTCGGCTTCTCCGTCGAGCGTGTCACCCCCGAGCCGGTGGGCGGCGTCCCGACCGGGGACGTGGTGATCGGCCGCAGACGGGGCCGGCTCGCGGCCGTGGACGGTGGGCGCCGAATCCTGCTCGCCGCTCACATGGATACCGTCTTCCCCGACGGGACCGCGGCGGAACGGCCCTTCACCGTCGTGGGACCACTCGCGCACGGTCCCGGCGTCAGTGACGACAAGGGCGGCCTGCTCGCCGGGCTGACCGCGCTGGAGATCCTCGACGAGGCTGGCGTCGAGGACTACGACGAGGTGGTCTTCCTGGCCACTCCCGACGAGGAGATCGGTTCCCCCGCCAGCCGTCCCGTCACCGAACGGACGGTCCGGGGCGCGCACTACGCGCTGGCCCTGGAGTGCGCCCGCGAGAACGGCGACCTGGTGACCGCGCGCAAGGGCGTCGCGGACTTCCACCTGACGGTCACCGGGCGTGCCGCGCACTCCGGCATCGAGCCCGAACGCGGCGCGAACGCGGCTCTGGCCGCCGCGCACCTCCTCATCGCCCTCCAGGCACTCAACGGCCGCTGGGCCGATGTCACCATCAACGTGGGTGTGCTCCGGGCGGGTACGCGTACCAACATCGTCTGCCCTGAGGCCGAGTTGCACGTGGAGGTCCGCTCGGCCACGACGGACGGGATCCAACGGGCCCTGGCAGCCATCGAGGGGGCCGCAGCACAGCCCGCGGTCAGCGGCACGGCCGTGACGGTGAAGCAGCTCGACCTCTGCCCTCCGATGGAGAAGACGGCGGCCGGCCACCGCATGATGGCCCGGGCCCGCTCGGTGGGCGCGGAGCTGGGCATTTCTCTGGGCGCCGCGGCCACGGGCGGAGTCGGCGACGCCAACATCATCGCGGGAGTCGGCGTGCCGGTCCTGGACGGCCTCGGTCCGGTCGGCGGCGCCGATCACAGCCCCCAGGAATGGCTCGACACGACGACGGTCCCCGTCCGGGTCGCCCTCCTGGCCGCACTCATCGCGTCGCTGGGTGACGCCAGGACCGGGTGA
- a CDS encoding dienelactone hydrolase family protein translates to MPTKTLRIPTTDGRADAFAAFPDHGERRPGVLMYADGFGIRPVLREMARELAGHGYYVLVPDLFYRHGPAPLTGLPAHIGEEARLALMAQVMPLIEAHTTARALRDADAYLSFLAAQPEVAAGPVAVTGYCIGGLLAVRTASAHPGQVAAVAAFHGPVGADGPGTLAGITAQVHFGHAESDLTPEALGELNRVLDTAGVDYTSEIYPGTVHGFTMSDTDAFDPAGLRRHWDRLLPLLGRTVTTS, encoded by the coding sequence ATGCCCACCAAGACGCTTCGGATCCCCACCACGGACGGCCGGGCCGACGCCTTCGCCGCCTTCCCCGACCACGGAGAACGGCGCCCGGGCGTGCTGATGTACGCGGACGGCTTCGGTATCCGGCCCGTTCTGCGGGAGATGGCCCGCGAACTGGCCGGGCACGGCTACTACGTACTCGTTCCCGATCTTTTCTACCGGCACGGCCCGGCACCGCTGACCGGGCTTCCCGCGCACATCGGAGAAGAGGCCCGGCTCGCGCTCATGGCCCAGGTGATGCCGTTGATCGAGGCACACACCACCGCACGTGCACTGCGTGATGCCGACGCCTACCTCAGCTTTCTCGCTGCCCAGCCCGAGGTCGCCGCCGGGCCGGTCGCGGTGACGGGCTACTGCATCGGCGGCCTCCTGGCGGTGCGCACCGCCTCGGCCCACCCCGGGCAGGTGGCCGCCGTCGCCGCATTCCACGGCCCCGTGGGCGCGGACGGGCCCGGCACCCTTGCCGGGATCACCGCCCAGGTCCACTTCGGCCACGCCGAGAGCGATCTGACGCCCGAGGCTCTGGGCGAGCTCAACCGGGTCCTGGACACCGCAGGGGTCGACTACACCTCCGAGATCTACCCCGGCACGGTCCACGGGTTCACCATGTCCGACACCGACGCCTTCGACCCCGCCGGGCTGCGTCGCCACTGGGACCGTCTGCTCCCTCTCCTCGGCCGCACAGTGACCACCAGCTGA
- a CDS encoding cyanophycinase, which yields MPGHSPTRRTALTGGATALLLTLAVTPAVAATDSPPASRHGGSLVLVGGALKEDNTQVYGEIIQRAGGSRARIGVITAASVPPSQDPDAGDPERCSNSRCNGAYYAGLFERHGAADAQWIPVDLDSVSHADSDAVVRQVNAMTGFFFGGGDQSRYLTTLLHGAAHTDTKVLAAIRAKLARGAVVAGSSAGAQIAAGRDMVTGGESYEGLRDGSSPGYFDDPTRLGYEPGGGFAFLHSGLIDTRLRHRPRPCVRP from the coding sequence ATGCCCGGCCACTCCCCCACCCGGCGCACCGCGCTCACCGGCGGGGCAACCGCCCTGCTGCTCACGCTCGCCGTCACGCCGGCGGTGGCCGCCACCGACAGCCCACCGGCCTCGCGGCACGGCGGTTCGCTGGTCCTGGTCGGCGGCGCCCTCAAGGAAGACAACACACAGGTGTACGGAGAGATCATCCAACGGGCAGGTGGCAGTCGCGCCCGTATCGGCGTGATCACCGCCGCCTCCGTACCTCCGAGCCAGGACCCCGATGCGGGCGACCCCGAGCGGTGCAGCAACTCCCGGTGCAACGGGGCCTACTACGCCGGCCTCTTCGAACGGCACGGCGCGGCCGACGCACAGTGGATCCCCGTCGACCTCGACTCCGTCTCCCACGCCGACTCGGACGCCGTCGTCCGCCAGGTCAACGCCATGACCGGCTTCTTCTTCGGCGGCGGCGACCAGTCCCGCTACCTCACCACCCTCCTGCACGGGGCCGCACACACCGACACCAAGGTCCTGGCCGCGATCAGGGCCAAGCTGGCGCGGGGAGCCGTGGTCGCCGGCTCCAGTGCCGGAGCCCAGATCGCCGCGGGCCGTGACATGGTCACGGGCGGCGAGTCGTACGAGGGTCTGCGCGACGGGAGCAGCCCAGGCTATTTCGACGACCCCACCCGTCTCGGCTACGAGCCCGGGGGCGGCTTCGCATTCCTCCACTCCGGCCTGATCGACACCCGCCTTCGACACAGGCCACGACCGTGTGTACGCCCTTGA